The Lysobacter sp. HDW10 genome window below encodes:
- the lptD gene encoding LPS-assembly protein LptD, which yields MRLSLRLLPLTLAIWTALPAYAEDKIPINWKRCPIEDAVPVFKDPQPTGDDTKVKRNTLPTTLEGDEQFGTIDIPIFSGEVNLNRGNQFLGTDKLTFNKNDNTYVAEGHVRYQDANLRVVAERAHGNQDTDEHTIEDMRYQLVSRRGNGIADKIDIKGDLGEMHGATYSTCPPDARHWQLEAREIDINNEEGMGVARGAKLRIGRVPVLYLPFFAFPVDGRRRTGLLYPSISTTGRNGLDYKQPIYLNLAPNYDLTLYPRIMSKRGGALGAEFRYLNAAGEGTIAGNYMPDDKLRNRSRGSFVFNGYQNLSQHWQARAGLVWLSDPRYLEDFNNSSAGIANYNVLSSVGVYGNGRFWNAGIMADRYQLADYTLTNASLPYDRMPRLYFNWDQPLGSLFRVGIDAEAVRFSHQSYRPLLAGGALGATTDIPGGSRLDLKPFISMEVERDAWYVRPTVAWRHTSYQLDSKLADQMALGNATRYAAETGTAVTPALVARYRAANPTRNLPILSLDTGLYFDRAFKFRDTAYTQTLEPRLFYLHVPYENQDALPIFDTNALSFSWGQLFRDNRYSSADRQADANQITAAISSRVLRQNDGHEVLNVSFGQIHYLSDARVRLPWENTIEKGASAYVADANWSPNDRWQFGASMQWNPKIKRRDLASARGRYLFGDGGIVNLAYRYRRDLLEQADFSFVYPISNAWSIVGRHYYSLKDNKAIETLGGFQYDSCCIAIRVVGRRYIATREGDLKNGIMLEFELKGLGSAGQDTKRTLRRAILGYHRDDLYLIPPETATGQTVSDPDPTTLP from the coding sequence GTGCGACTTTCCCTTCGACTGTTGCCCCTGACGCTCGCCATTTGGACGGCCCTTCCGGCGTATGCCGAAGACAAGATTCCGATTAATTGGAAACGCTGTCCCATTGAAGATGCGGTGCCGGTGTTCAAAGACCCTCAACCCACCGGCGACGACACCAAGGTGAAGCGCAACACGTTGCCGACCACCTTGGAAGGTGATGAGCAATTCGGCACCATCGACATCCCGATTTTTTCGGGTGAAGTCAATTTGAATCGAGGCAATCAGTTTCTCGGTACTGACAAACTGACCTTCAATAAGAACGACAACACCTATGTCGCTGAAGGCCATGTGCGTTACCAAGACGCGAACTTGCGCGTCGTGGCCGAACGCGCCCACGGTAATCAAGATACCGACGAGCACACCATCGAAGACATGCGCTACCAATTGGTCAGCCGACGTGGCAACGGTATTGCAGACAAGATCGACATCAAGGGCGACTTGGGCGAAATGCACGGCGCCACGTATTCGACGTGCCCGCCGGATGCGCGCCATTGGCAGCTCGAGGCGCGTGAGATCGATATCAACAACGAAGAAGGCATGGGCGTAGCCCGTGGCGCCAAGTTGCGTATCGGCAGAGTACCTGTGTTGTATTTGCCCTTCTTCGCCTTTCCTGTCGACGGTCGCCGTCGCACCGGCTTGCTGTACCCAAGCATTTCGACCACGGGCCGTAACGGCTTGGATTACAAGCAGCCGATTTATTTGAATCTCGCACCGAACTACGACTTGACCCTGTACCCGCGGATCATGTCCAAGCGTGGCGGTGCGTTGGGTGCCGAGTTCAGATATCTCAACGCCGCCGGTGAAGGCACGATTGCCGGCAACTACATGCCGGACGACAAATTGCGTAATCGATCACGCGGTTCGTTTGTCTTCAATGGCTATCAAAATCTGTCTCAACATTGGCAGGCGCGTGCGGGTTTGGTGTGGCTGTCTGATCCACGTTATCTGGAAGACTTCAACAACTCATCCGCCGGTATTGCCAACTACAACGTGTTGAGCTCGGTCGGTGTGTATGGCAACGGTCGCTTCTGGAACGCCGGCATCATGGCGGACCGCTATCAGTTGGCGGATTACACCTTGACCAATGCCAGCTTGCCCTACGACCGCATGCCCCGTTTGTACTTCAATTGGGATCAACCGCTGGGTAGCCTGTTCCGCGTCGGTATCGATGCAGAAGCTGTGCGGTTTTCTCACCAAAGCTATCGACCCCTTCTGGCCGGTGGCGCTTTGGGTGCGACGACGGATATTCCCGGCGGTTCTCGTTTAGACCTCAAGCCGTTCATCAGCATGGAAGTCGAACGCGATGCTTGGTATGTCCGTCCGACAGTGGCGTGGCGACATACCTCGTATCAGCTCGATTCAAAGTTGGCTGATCAAATGGCTTTGGGGAATGCGACGCGATACGCGGCGGAAACCGGGACGGCGGTGACGCCCGCATTGGTGGCGCGCTATCGCGCGGCAAATCCGACCCGCAATTTGCCCATCTTGTCGCTCGATACCGGCCTGTACTTCGATCGTGCGTTCAAGTTCCGGGATACCGCGTACACGCAAACCTTGGAGCCGCGCCTGTTCTATCTGCATGTGCCTTATGAAAACCAAGATGCACTGCCGATTTTCGACACCAATGCATTGAGCTTTAGCTGGGGCCAGTTGTTCCGTGACAACCGCTACTCCAGTGCAGACCGTCAGGCGGATGCGAATCAGATCACGGCAGCTATTTCAAGCCGCGTGCTGCGCCAGAACGATGGTCACGAAGTCTTGAATGTGAGCTTCGGACAGATTCACTACTTGAGCGATGCGCGTGTGCGCTTGCCGTGGGAGAACACCATTGAAAAGGGTGCTTCGGCCTACGTTGCAGATGCCAACTGGTCACCGAACGATCGCTGGCAGTTTGGCGCGTCGATGCAGTGGAACCCGAAGATCAAACGTCGCGATCTCGCCAGTGCCCGTGGTCGCTACTTGTTTGGTGATGGCGGCATTGTGAACTTGGCCTATCGCTATCGCCGCGATTTGCTTGAGCAGGCGGATTTTTCTTTTGTCTATCCGATCAGCAATGCATGGAGCATCGTCGGACGACACTATTACTCATTGAAAGACAACAAGGCCATCGAAACTTTGGGCGGCTTTCAGTACGACAGTTGTTGTATTGCCATTCGCGTTGTCGGCCGTCGCTATATTGCGACTCGCGAAGGCGATCTCAAGAACGGCATCATGCTTGAATTCGAGCTGAAAGGCTTGGGCTCTGCCGGCCAGGACACGAAGCGGACCCTGCGCCGTGCTATTCTCGGCTACCACCGAGACGACCTCTATCTCATCCCGCCCGAAACCGCTACGGGCCAGACAGTTTCGGATCCGGATCCGACCACTTTGCCATGA
- the ubiH gene encoding 2-octaprenyl-6-methoxyphenyl hydroxylase gives MHAEHDIVIIGGGLVGASLAIALAPTGLNIAMVEATPTGAMPPVFDERNLSCAEATINGLQNLGVWRALKAPIGAIQRIHISRVGDFGQVKLEASDYHREVFGRVVVARDLGEALEQQLSKLAITRYRPARFEATRLTATHRELEISTAGERQTLSCQLLIGADGTQSAVRDALSIQAETFDYEQDLFVCRMRTAKAPDGTAWERLTPEGPTAVLPRGDRHFGVVHGVARAHADDVAALNEADYVARIQRVFGWRAGRFLSAGERSRYPIRRVMATALHAPRAVLVGNAAQTIHPVGAQGFNLGFRDALTLVECIQAHRASLGDADMLATYASKRAEDRLETVRISDGLARISANDTSLLRPFRSVALAALKTQWVQSHIVGGAMGYRGHVPELCRHRGAAQ, from the coding sequence ATGCATGCTGAACACGATATTGTCATCATCGGCGGCGGCCTCGTCGGCGCAAGCCTCGCGATCGCCTTGGCGCCTACAGGGCTCAACATTGCGATGGTTGAAGCCACGCCGACAGGCGCAATGCCGCCGGTATTTGACGAGCGCAATTTGAGTTGCGCCGAAGCAACGATCAACGGACTTCAGAATTTAGGGGTGTGGCGTGCGTTGAAAGCACCCATCGGTGCCATTCAACGCATACACATCAGCCGCGTGGGTGATTTTGGCCAAGTGAAGCTCGAAGCGTCGGACTATCACCGCGAGGTCTTCGGTCGCGTTGTGGTTGCGCGTGATTTGGGTGAAGCGCTTGAGCAGCAGCTTTCGAAGCTCGCGATCACGCGCTATCGACCCGCGCGCTTCGAAGCCACACGATTGACCGCCACCCATCGCGAGCTTGAAATTTCGACGGCGGGTGAGCGTCAAACGCTGTCGTGCCAATTGTTGATCGGTGCAGACGGCACGCAGAGCGCGGTGCGCGATGCATTGTCTATACAGGCAGAGACCTTCGACTACGAGCAAGACCTTTTTGTCTGTCGGATGCGAACGGCCAAAGCGCCTGACGGCACCGCATGGGAGCGTTTGACGCCGGAAGGGCCCACGGCAGTGTTGCCGCGAGGCGATCGTCACTTCGGTGTGGTGCACGGTGTTGCACGCGCGCATGCCGATGACGTGGCCGCTTTGAATGAGGCGGACTATGTCGCGCGGATCCAACGCGTGTTTGGTTGGCGCGCGGGGCGCTTCTTGTCGGCCGGTGAGCGCAGTCGCTATCCCATTCGGCGCGTCATGGCGACGGCCTTGCATGCGCCACGCGCTGTGCTGGTGGGTAATGCGGCGCAAACAATTCATCCCGTCGGCGCGCAAGGCTTCAACTTGGGTTTTCGAGATGCATTGACCTTGGTGGAATGTATTCAAGCGCATCGTGCATCTTTGGGCGACGCCGACATGCTCGCCACCTATGCATCGAAGCGCGCGGAAGATCGTTTGGAAACCGTGCGTATCTCAGATGGTCTTGCACGCATCTCGGCCAATGACACGTCGTTGTTGCGTCCGTTCCGAAGCGTGGCGCTTGCTGCATTGAAAACACAATGGGTGCAATCACACATTGTCGGGGGTGCCATGGGCTATCGCGGGCACGTGCCCGAACTCTGCCGACACAGAGGGGCAGCGCAATGA
- a CDS encoding nucleoside deaminase, whose protein sequence is MSVPLQLHITLPQWIHDYPFEDVYASDEDKVGLAIALSRINVEKRSGGPFGAAIFAPDDRLIAVGVNRVLPQSNSVAHAEMMAFMLAQSRLQSARLNVAMDGTDWHPITLATSSQPCCQCFGASIWAGIDRMLIGARAEDVMALTSFDEGPLPNDWQGELAKRGIQLQHDVLRDAACNVLREYTAREGGHY, encoded by the coding sequence ATGTCGGTACCGCTCCAACTTCACATTACGTTGCCGCAATGGATACATGACTATCCGTTTGAGGATGTGTACGCCAGCGACGAAGACAAAGTGGGATTGGCGATTGCGCTGTCGCGCATCAATGTTGAAAAGCGCTCGGGCGGGCCGTTCGGCGCCGCGATTTTCGCGCCGGATGATCGACTCATCGCCGTCGGCGTCAATCGTGTTTTGCCGCAATCCAATTCTGTGGCGCACGCTGAAATGATGGCTTTCATGTTGGCGCAGTCGCGCCTGCAAAGCGCACGCCTCAATGTAGCCATGGATGGCACCGATTGGCATCCGATTACATTGGCGACGTCTTCGCAACCGTGCTGTCAGTGTTTTGGCGCAAGTATCTGGGCAGGCATTGATCGCATGCTGATCGGTGCGCGCGCCGAAGACGTCATGGCGTTGACCTCATTTGACGAAGGCCCATTGCCGAATGATTGGCAAGGCGAGCTCGCCAAGCGCGGCATTCAACTGCAACACGATGTGTTGCGTGACGCTGCGTGCAATGTCTTGCGTGAATACACCGCACGCGAAGGCGGACATTACTGA
- the rlmM gene encoding 23S rRNA (cytidine(2498)-2'-O)-methyltransferase RlmM codes for MQQAGAFAWCRAGFEPDLAAELTDRAAAAGIAGYARTERDSGYVRFIVDASDAERVERAVPWRDTVFSRSTVSMLAELQIADATDRISPMLPYLEGQTFNDVWVEHPDSDAGKPLSGLARSLGNALRPALKRAGLWAPNAERRLHVVLLSGTHLILGTTRPAFAAPWPQGIPRLRMLAEAPSRSALKLEEAFMSLLSPQEKALHVKEGMRAADLGAAPGGWTWVLLREGMHVTAIDNGPLRDHVMATGRVTHLREDGFSWRPQQTLDWMVCDMVEQPIRVASRMATWLREGWCRNSIFNLKLPMKKRWLETQRCFDLLETEAGRPLEIRAKQLYHDREEITVYCRVL; via the coding sequence ATGCAACAGGCGGGCGCCTTCGCCTGGTGTCGCGCCGGATTCGAACCCGACTTAGCGGCCGAATTGACGGACCGTGCGGCCGCGGCCGGCATCGCGGGCTATGCGCGCACCGAACGCGATTCGGGCTATGTCCGTTTCATTGTTGACGCGTCAGATGCCGAACGCGTTGAGCGTGCGGTGCCGTGGCGCGACACGGTGTTTTCGAGAAGCACGGTGTCGATGTTGGCGGAGTTGCAGATTGCCGATGCCACCGATCGCATTTCTCCGATGCTGCCTTACCTTGAAGGCCAGACCTTTAACGATGTGTGGGTCGAACATCCCGACTCCGACGCGGGCAAACCTTTATCAGGACTTGCACGCAGCTTAGGCAATGCCCTGCGCCCCGCGTTGAAACGCGCAGGCCTTTGGGCGCCCAACGCTGAGCGGCGATTGCATGTGGTCTTGCTGTCGGGCACACATTTGATCTTGGGCACAACACGCCCCGCGTTCGCCGCGCCTTGGCCACAAGGGATTCCGCGATTGCGAATGCTTGCAGAAGCCCCTTCACGTTCTGCGCTGAAACTTGAAGAGGCCTTCATGAGTTTGCTCAGCCCGCAAGAAAAAGCGTTGCACGTAAAAGAAGGCATGCGCGCGGCTGATTTAGGTGCTGCGCCTGGCGGCTGGACATGGGTGCTGCTGCGCGAAGGGATGCACGTAACGGCGATTGATAACGGCCCCTTGCGTGATCACGTGATGGCCACGGGCCGGGTGACGCATTTGCGCGAAGACGGTTTCAGTTGGCGCCCGCAGCAAACGCTCGATTGGATGGTCTGCGACATGGTGGAACAGCCGATCCGCGTGGCGTCACGCATGGCCACGTGGCTGCGCGAAGGCTGGTGTCGCAACAGCATTTTCAATTTGAAGCTGCCGATGAAAAAACGTTGGCTTGAAACACAGCGCTGTTTTGATTTACTCGAAACAGAAGCAGGACGACCTCTCGAGATTCGCGCCAAACAGCTCTATCACGACCGCGAAGAAATCACCGTGTACTGCCGCGTGCTCTGA
- a CDS encoding cob(I)yrinic acid a,c-diamide adenosyltransferase: MGNRLSKIYTRTGDDGTTGLGDGSRIDKDSARVTAYGTVDEANSCIGLVLASEVSDEIATLLVRVQHQLFDLGGELCIPGHAAIFDRDIDALEVQLDHFNDDLPPLKDFILPGGGEAAARCHIARTVVRRAERETVTLSRAETVRPEAIRYLNRLSDLLFVLSRVLARNSGHGEVIWEHDRRKV, from the coding sequence ATGGGCAACCGTCTCTCCAAGATCTATACCCGTACCGGCGATGACGGTACGACCGGTCTGGGAGACGGCAGCCGAATCGACAAGGATTCCGCCCGCGTCACCGCCTATGGGACAGTGGACGAAGCCAATTCCTGTATCGGTCTAGTGTTGGCGAGTGAGGTTTCCGACGAGATCGCGACCTTGCTCGTGCGCGTGCAGCACCAATTGTTCGATTTGGGCGGCGAATTGTGCATTCCGGGCCATGCGGCGATTTTTGATCGGGATATCGACGCGCTCGAGGTCCAGCTCGACCATTTCAATGACGATTTGCCGCCTTTGAAGGATTTCATTCTGCCGGGCGGTGGTGAGGCCGCAGCCCGCTGCCATATCGCCCGGACCGTCGTTCGCCGCGCAGAAAGAGAAACCGTCACCTTGTCTCGTGCCGAGACCGTGCGGCCTGAAGCCATTCGTTATCTCAACCGTCTGTCAGACCTGCTGTTCGTGCTCAGTCGCGTTCTGGCACGCAACAGCGGCCACGGCGAAGTGATCTGGGAACACGATCGCCGCAAGGTTTAA
- a CDS encoding peptidylprolyl isomerase yields the protein MKKFAFLLIAAQLVFATPALAQSIDSIAAVVNEDVILRSEVKLATDNIVAQNAQRAADLPPRDILERQVLERLIMMRLQIARANSSGMRVEDAEVDQAVASIAQQNNLTTAQLVSQATQGGMSEKAFRKTIADELLLQRMKMAYAQSTIRVSESEVDNVLSSLSKGGTQYHLANIVVTLPEGATSEQIELGQKKIDGIKAQIDRGEMDFTAAAMRYSNAPNALDGGDLGWRAIEEVPPAFAQQLVNMQQGEILGPVRGTTGFQLLKLVDIRQNAAGTNTVTQYRIQQILIKSADPANDNAARAKAETLRARLVGGADFAKLAKSDSDDAATKDRGGEIDWRSQDALGEVGATVAGLADNAVSEPIQTAEGWVIVKRLGTRQGVAASDDQRAQARDMIGRRKLEESYDRFLREMRGEAYIDIRRADGSSESTPVATPAATPAN from the coding sequence ATGAAGAAATTTGCATTCCTTTTGATCGCTGCGCAGTTGGTGTTTGCTACACCGGCGCTCGCCCAATCCATCGACAGCATCGCTGCTGTGGTGAATGAAGACGTGATCTTGCGTAGCGAGGTCAAGTTGGCGACTGACAACATCGTTGCACAGAACGCTCAACGCGCCGCCGACCTTCCCCCGCGTGACATTCTCGAGCGCCAAGTGCTTGAACGCTTGATCATGATGCGTTTGCAAATTGCACGCGCAAACTCGAGCGGCATGCGCGTGGAAGATGCGGAAGTCGATCAAGCTGTCGCGAGTATTGCGCAGCAAAATAATCTGACCACCGCGCAATTGGTGAGCCAAGCGACGCAAGGTGGCATGAGCGAAAAAGCATTCCGCAAGACGATTGCAGATGAATTGCTTCTGCAGCGTATGAAAATGGCTTATGCGCAAAGCACAATCCGCGTCAGTGAGAGCGAAGTGGATAACGTGCTCTCGTCACTGTCCAAAGGCGGTACGCAGTATCACTTGGCGAATATCGTCGTGACCCTGCCTGAAGGCGCGACGTCCGAACAAATTGAACTCGGCCAGAAGAAGATTGACGGCATCAAGGCGCAAATCGACCGTGGCGAAATGGACTTTACCGCTGCGGCGATGCGCTATTCAAATGCCCCGAATGCATTGGATGGCGGTGACCTGGGTTGGCGCGCAATCGAAGAAGTCCCCCCCGCATTTGCCCAGCAATTGGTCAACATGCAGCAGGGCGAAATCTTGGGCCCCGTGCGCGGCACCACAGGCTTCCAATTGTTGAAGCTGGTGGATATCCGCCAAAACGCAGCCGGCACCAACACGGTGACGCAGTACCGGATTCAACAGATCTTGATTAAGTCGGCCGACCCCGCCAACGACAACGCGGCACGTGCAAAGGCAGAAACCTTGCGCGCCCGTTTAGTGGGTGGTGCGGATTTCGCCAAACTCGCGAAATCGGACTCGGATGATGCGGCCACCAAGGATCGTGGCGGTGAAATTGATTGGCGCAGCCAAGATGCATTGGGTGAAGTCGGTGCGACTGTTGCCGGTTTGGCCGACAACGCAGTGAGCGAACCGATTCAAACCGCAGAAGGCTGGGTCATCGTGAAGCGCTTGGGCACGCGACAAGGCGTCGCTGCGAGTGACGATCAACGCGCGCAGGCGCGCGACATGATTGGCCGCCGCAAGCTCGAAGAGTCGTATGACCGCTTCTTGCGCGAAATGCGCGGTGAGGCCTACATCGACATCCGTCGCGCCGATGGCAGCTCAGAGTCCACGCCGGTCGCCACGCCGGCAGCCACGCCGGCGAATTGA
- the msrB gene encoding peptide-methionine (R)-S-oxide reductase MsrB, translated as MTTGPSEDEDTLRERLTPEQFAVTRCSATERAFTGQYWDHHADGIYRCVVCHAPLFDSAHKFDSGSGWPSYDRALAAGAVTEHLDESHGMRRVEVRCAKCDSHLGHLFPDGPRETTGARYCINSASLDFKDRD; from the coding sequence ATGACGACGGGTCCCTCGGAAGACGAAGACACCCTGCGCGAACGGCTGACCCCGGAGCAATTTGCGGTGACCCGCTGCTCCGCCACAGAACGGGCCTTTACCGGTCAGTACTGGGATCACCACGCGGACGGCATTTACCGCTGTGTGGTCTGTCACGCGCCGTTGTTCGATTCTGCGCACAAGTTCGACTCAGGCAGCGGTTGGCCGAGCTATGACCGTGCGCTGGCGGCAGGCGCAGTGACCGAGCACCTGGACGAAAGCCACGGGATGCGTCGGGTCGAAGTGCGCTGTGCCAAGTGCGATTCGCATCTTGGACACCTGTTTCCAGATGGTCCGCGCGAGACGACGGGCGCCCGCTATTGCATCAATTCGGCGTCTTTGGACTTCAAAGACCGCGATTAA
- a CDS encoding FAD-dependent oxidoreductase, giving the protein MSQLDVVVVGGGVVGACCALALSKAGLRVAIVEANAPATWHADSPDLRVFAFAPDNQALFEDLGVWQEVSNARAHAYRHMHVWDALSASTLSFDADRMGTPQLGWIIENALLIDRLWQALDRVGIETHCPERVESIREDASGVRIRFESGRGVDCRVAIAADGGNSKLRELAGIAVNTEDYEQRGLVAYLSTERAHEDTAFQRFLPEGPLALLPVEGNRVSIVWTLPQAQAEAMSRMDEAAFNHAVTRASDRCLGDLTLASDRASFPLRRQLVDTQIKGRILVIGDAAHVVHPLAGQGVNLGLRDVSALLASVRDAAARKQAFDAPSRLARWARHRKSDNVVSAMAFETINKVYRSTHPLAGIVRGTALGVAGKSGPLKRALWRHAAGI; this is encoded by the coding sequence ATGAGTCAACTCGATGTTGTTGTTGTCGGTGGCGGGGTCGTCGGTGCTTGTTGCGCGCTGGCGCTGTCAAAAGCAGGGCTGCGTGTCGCGATCGTTGAAGCCAACGCGCCCGCGACCTGGCACGCCGATTCGCCGGATTTGCGTGTCTTTGCGTTTGCGCCCGATAACCAAGCGTTATTTGAAGACCTTGGCGTGTGGCAAGAGGTATCGAACGCACGCGCACACGCCTACCGACATATGCATGTATGGGATGCCTTAAGCGCCTCGACACTCTCGTTCGACGCCGATCGCATGGGCACACCGCAACTTGGTTGGATCATTGAGAATGCGTTGTTGATCGATCGACTTTGGCAAGCGTTGGATCGTGTAGGGATCGAAACGCATTGCCCCGAACGCGTCGAATCCATCCGTGAAGATGCATCAGGCGTCCGTATTCGTTTTGAGTCCGGGCGAGGCGTGGACTGTCGTGTTGCGATTGCAGCGGACGGTGGCAATTCCAAGCTGCGCGAACTCGCCGGCATTGCAGTGAATACCGAAGACTACGAACAGCGTGGCTTGGTCGCGTATCTCTCCACTGAACGCGCGCACGAAGACACGGCCTTTCAGCGCTTTTTGCCGGAAGGACCCCTCGCGCTGCTACCAGTTGAAGGCAATCGCGTGTCGATCGTTTGGACCTTGCCGCAAGCGCAAGCGGAAGCCATGTCCCGTATGGACGAGGCGGCTTTCAATCACGCAGTGACGCGTGCTTCAGACCGTTGCTTAGGAGACCTGACCTTGGCGTCCGATCGCGCGAGCTTTCCACTGCGCAGGCAATTGGTCGACACGCAAATAAAAGGACGCATTTTGGTCATTGGCGACGCCGCGCACGTCGTCCATCCGCTCGCGGGTCAGGGCGTCAACTTGGGTCTGCGTGATGTGTCGGCTTTGTTGGCGAGCGTGCGTGACGCGGCAGCGCGAAAGCAAGCGTTCGACGCGCCGTCTCGACTTGCGCGCTGGGCGCGTCATCGCAAGAGTGACAATGTCGTTTCTGCCATGGCCTTTGAAACGATTAACAAGGTCTATCGTAGTACGCACCCCTTGGCTGGCATTGTGCGTGGCACGGCCTTAGGCGTTGCGGGTAAATCGGGTCCGCTTAAGCGTGCCTTGTGGCGTCACGCTGCGGGGATTTGA